A stretch of DNA from Nitrospira sp. KM1:
GCGCCACTGACATCATATCCTTGCACAATCCTTCCAGCTGCAACCAACTCTGGTAGGTGGTCACCCATCCGGTCCTCGAAGGCCGTGAGTCCGGCCAGGGGAGTCAGCTTCAACGCCATGAAATCTCTGAAGTGGACGCTCTGAAACCGTATCAGCAACCGATCAAGCGTGTCCTGATGACACAGATGAAACGGATAAAAGAGGACGTGCGGTCCTTCCGTCGCTTTCATCGACAAAGCTCATGCCTCATGCTAACTTTCCGACGATGACGACTATTTGGACCTCGTGGCTCGATCTCCTGCTCGTTTTCGTCCCCGCAACTATTGTTCTTGAAGTGCTTCATGCAGACCCCCTGCTGATCTTCGCTTCCGCTTCTCTGGCAATTATTCCTCTCGCAGGCATGCTGGGACGGGCAACTGAGCATCTTTCGGCCCATGTCGGGGCGGGCATCGGGGGGCTGCTCAATGCTTCACTCGGGAACGCGGCGGAATTGATTATTGCACTGGCAGCCTTGCGCGAAGGACTCCATGACGTCGTAAAAGCCTCCCTGACAGGCTCGATCCTCGGCAATATTCTGCTGGTTCTCGGCGCATCCATGATCGCAGGGGGCATGAAATTCGAACGCCAGAAGTTCAATCAAACGGCTGCCGGAATGGGAGCCAGTCTGCTCCTGCTTGCCGCGGTTGGATTGATTATTCCAGCGCTCTTCCATGTCACCGCATCGGATCGGGGAGCGGCAGTTGAGCGAGAAGTAAGTCTTGAAATTTCAATCGTGCTATTCATGATTTATATCTTAAACCTCATCTTTTCCTTAAAGACTCATCGACACGTCTTTGCCGGTGATACCCATCTGGATGAGGCAGCATGGAGCCGTAAGCTTGCCATTTCCGTGCTGACGTGTGTCACGATCCTGATCGCGGTCATGAGCGAGATTTTAGTCGGGGTGTTGGAGCCGGCGGCCGAGCGCCTCGGCATGACGCAGGTGTTTGTCGGAGTGATTCTGGTCGCGCTTGTCGGCAATGCGGCGGAGCATTCGACCGCTGTAATGGTGGCCATGAAAAACAAGATGGATCTGGCGTTAGGAATCGCCGTGGGCTCCAGCCTCCAAATTGCCCTGTTGATTGCCCCGATTCTGGTGTTCGCCAGCTACCTTTTCGGGAGCCCGCTGGATCTGATTTTCACGCCATTCGAAGTGGCCGCGATCACGGTTTCGGTGCTCATTGTGGGGTTCGTGTCCATGGACGGTGAGTCGCATTGGATGGAAGGCGTCATGTTGGTCGGAGTCTATACGATGCTTGCGATCGCGTTCTATTTTCTGCCGGCCTGACCATCAGGCTCGGGTTCTTATGCAGGGCGCTTCCGAAACCTGCTCCTCAAAACGTATCCATATCTATTACTTCGGTGGCGTCCCACAAGTTTTTCTTTTCAGCGTCCGCCAGCGCCTTGAACCGATCTTCCTCAGTCTCCTCACCGAACGTGTCGTTCTTCTTCTGATGATTCGGGGCCGTTTCATCCCCGGACCCAGAATCCAATCTATCCGGCTGACCTCGACGGCGCTTTTTTGCAGGGTCCATGTTAACCGGCATGCATCCTCCATTGTGTGAACCCAGTGTCCTCTCAGGGGAGCCCTAAAGTCAACGGAGCGAATCAGGCTGTATGTTCGGGGCGCTCCGGCATCTAATACAACATCTCGGCTATGCCATCGGCTTGGAGCCTTCCAAATCTGGTGAGTCTTGTGCCGAGAGGAGTATCTTCGAGCAGGCGTCGATCGTACAGCTCACGCATCACATGCGCGTAGCCGTAATTAGAGACATGCCTGTAAAGACCTTCCGTTGCCACCCCGCGGAGCAGGCGCAGTCCAAATATCACACGGTCTCGATGCTGCTCTTCAAGAGATAACCGGCACTCCTCTTCAATTGGAAGAACACCGTCGCGAAGAACCTGACCGTATTTGCCAAGATCGGCAACATTGCCGAATCTCACGCCGTCGACCAACGATTGCGCGCTGGGGCCCAAGCCCAAATAGTCGCCACCCGTCCAATAAAGAAGGTTGTGCCGGCAAGCAAAATCAGGCCGAGCATAATTGGAAATTTCATATCGCTCGAAACCATGGTCTTCCAGAATCGATTGGGCGAGTTCTTCCATGGCAATTTGAAGCGGTTCGTCGGCGACCTTGGCGAGGTTCATACGAACCTGGCGGGCCAAAGGAGTTCCTGCCTCGATCGTCAATGCATAGCAAGACAAGTGACTCGCGCCAGTATCTAAGCAGCCCCTGAGACTACTCCGCCAACTTTCGACAGTTTGTCCCGGCAGACCGAACATCAGATCGAGATTCACGTTCATGATGCCGGCTTTGTAGGCATGGATGACGGCTCGAACCGTTTGGGATTCGTCACCGGGTCGGCCGACTGCCCGTAACTCATCGTTCTCCATGGACTCGGCACCGAAACTGACTCTGGTGACGCCCGCGTCAGCAAGACCCAGAAGATAGTCGCGGGTGACCGTTCCAGGATGCGCTTCCACGGTGATCTCGCACATCGGTTCAAGGATGAATCGTTTGCGCACTTCTTCCAGGATCGCGGTCAGTTGCCCACATGAAAGCACTGTCGGCGTGCCTCCGCCCACATACACGGATTGAAGGATCCGGCCCCCGAGGCGCTCTCCATCCGCATGGATCGCCATTTCCTTTTTCAGCGCATTGAGGAAGGCCGCTGCGGCCTGTTCCCGATGAATCTCGAGGTAAAATGCGCAGAAGTCGCACCGTTGGCGACAAAATGGAATGTGAATGTACAGACCGACCGGATGGATCATGTCAGGATGTTGAATGGTTGTGGCTCTCCGTAATCCCGCGCCAGAACGATCTCCACCTCGTCAGCAGGAGACGCTCCGCGATTTCGGATCCTCGATTTCCACGACGGATGCCGGCGGAGGGACTCAAATATCAGCTTCATGAGTTCAGGCTTGATTCGCGCTTCCCATTCCTGAAGCCAAACAAGATTGTCCACGTCACCCTCATAATCATCCGGGAAGGAGGCTTCGAGAGTAAACCTCATGAGAAATGTTTTTTCTTCCTGATACATTATGGTACTCCAGAGGATTGCGAAGCCCAAAGCCCGCTTTTATAATACGCTCACGAAAGGAGTTCACCCATGCCCATATTCGAATATGTGTGTCGCGAATGCAATCACCGGTTTGAGTTGCTTGTCCAGACCTCAACCAACGCCGCGTGTCCGCAATGTCAAACGACCAGTCTCGACAAGCAGTTCTCTGCATTTGGCGTCGGCGCAACCGGAAGCTGGACCCCTGCGGGCGGTTCCGGCGCTTGTGGCAGTTGCGGGGATCCTCGAGGCCCGGGATCCTGTTCAAGGAATTGACCGTGGATGCCGAGGAGCAGGTTATTCAACGAGCCATCTCGATGATCGCCCAGTCCGATCCAATTGTGAAATTGCTCCAGCAGGTCCGTCAAGGCAAGATGAAACCCACCGATGCGGGATTAAAAGCCATCACGGAATCCTGGTTGTCCACATACAAGAAGGTCATTCAGGAGCAACCCCTCACCGGAACGGCCCTGAAGCGGATCGATCCCACACCCCGGCTCGACCTCATTATCCAGGCGGGCATCATATCAGGCGATCATCCGGCCGTGAGCGCGCTGCAGGAAAGTTTCCGGCAGGTTTCCAAACTCCCAAGTTAGCCTTCATCATGCGACGCTTGTGCTGGATTGTCGGCCCGCTCGTGCTGCTGATGGCGCACTCACAAAGCTGGGCCCAGGATCTGGTCACCACAGGACCGCTCCACGGCTCTTCTTCTGAAAAAGTCGGAACTGTTTTCCCGTCTGGAACGCACATGCTCCTCGATGCGTTGTCGATCGAGGAATTTCTCAAGGAACTTGATGAGAGCCCGCCGGATTGGCCAGCCGTGTATGGCCACGGGCATCATGACCCGGGACATGACGACCGCTTGTTCGACTTGAATCGGAAACGAGACGCGAAGCGGGAAGGTCGAGCGGTCCTCTCATGGCACATCGCCTTCGCCTGGCTTGGCGAACTGTCGAACTTCGATGACAGGTTGAGACAATACGCGGTCTCCCTGGGACCGAAGTTCGTTTCGACGGCATGGGGCGTCGTTCGCTTCAAACCCGAGGACGTGCCCGCAAACTTACGCGTCACGCTTTCGACTTCGGATCAGGAACGTTTGCGCGTGAAACAGGAGAATGGATCTCCTTTTGAGATCGAAGTCATTATGTCCGGACGTCTCGTTCCGGATGAATCGATCGTCTACGATTTTTCCCACGAGGAAGAGGGGGGAGGCCTCATCATGCCGGTGGTGCGAATCGAGCAGATTGCGTATTTCTCCATCCAATAAATCCAATCCGATACGTACATCTACGATCGGACCACTCCTTCACGGCTCATACCATATCCGAACGCTCTCCGTGCAAAATTCTACAATGACTTCCGCCGGCGAAATTATGTCGCTGGTGGCGATCAAAAAGTATCTGGTCTTCAAGATCTTATGAACCCAGCCTGTTATTTTATCCGTTTATGAGAAGGCATATGACTTGCTGTTTTGCCGCCGCCGGGACGCATGAGATCAGACTTCATACCATTATCAGGCCTCGTGAG
This window harbors:
- the cax gene encoding calcium/proton exchanger, which translates into the protein MPHANFPTMTTIWTSWLDLLLVFVPATIVLEVLHADPLLIFASASLAIIPLAGMLGRATEHLSAHVGAGIGGLLNASLGNAAELIIALAALREGLHDVVKASLTGSILGNILLVLGASMIAGGMKFERQKFNQTAAGMGASLLLLAAVGLIIPALFHVTASDRGAAVEREVSLEISIVLFMIYILNLIFSLKTHRHVFAGDTHLDEAAWSRKLAISVLTCVTILIAVMSEILVGVLEPAAERLGMTQVFVGVILVALVGNAAEHSTAVMVAMKNKMDLALGIAVGSSLQIALLIAPILVFASYLFGSPLDLIFTPFEVAAITVSVLIVGFVSMDGESHWMEGVMLVGVYTMLAIAFYFLPA
- the hemW gene encoding radical SAM family heme chaperone HemW — encoded protein: MIHPVGLYIHIPFCRQRCDFCAFYLEIHREQAAAAFLNALKKEMAIHADGERLGGRILQSVYVGGGTPTVLSCGQLTAILEEVRKRFILEPMCEITVEAHPGTVTRDYLLGLADAGVTRVSFGAESMENDELRAVGRPGDESQTVRAVIHAYKAGIMNVNLDLMFGLPGQTVESWRSSLRGCLDTGASHLSCYALTIEAGTPLARQVRMNLAKVADEPLQIAMEELAQSILEDHGFERYEISNYARPDFACRHNLLYWTGGDYLGLGPSAQSLVDGVRFGNVADLGKYGQVLRDGVLPIEEECRLSLEEQHRDRVIFGLRLLRGVATEGLYRHVSNYGYAHVMRELYDRRLLEDTPLGTRLTRFGRLQADGIAEMLY
- a CDS encoding zinc ribbon domain-containing protein, whose translation is MPIFEYVCRECNHRFELLVQTSTNAACPQCQTTSLDKQFSAFGVGATGSWTPAGGSGACGSCGDPRGPGSCSRN